Part of the Impatiens glandulifera chromosome 8, dImpGla2.1, whole genome shotgun sequence genome is shown below.
ATGCACAGCAACTGTTTCAATGTCCATTTTCCCACGTTGTGCTCCGTTTACCCAAGGAACGTCTGCCCTGAAATGGAGCAATCCATCAGGCGGATAAGATGAGAGAGCGACAGATTTTGGGTACTCTAGGAATTCACGTAATTGATCTATAGGAGTGAAACTTATTTTCACATTGGCTTTGGTATAGTtatcaattttttcaaatttgaacttTGTGGCATTTTCCCAACTTTGAAACGCACACTTAATGGGTTTAATAGCATCTGATCGTATTCCGGGTTCTAAAGCCCATGTTAGGTTAGTTGTGGTCCACGTTGTATCTCCAAGCACGTAATACGAACCACTTTTAAAAGAGTTGTGAACTAATTTCACCCAGTGCAGCTTAATGAGAGTTTGATTAACCAAATCCGGGTTGCTGGACCGAGGTTTCACCATTAGTGACATTGTTTTCTCATCTAAAATTCCCGAAACATTGAGATGAAAAAATAGTTGaaatttcttaatttcttttcCCAAGACTTGATCAAAAACATTGTAATCAAGACATGTGAAACAACTCGTTCCGGGAACAACCTTGGAGGGACTGTAATAACCATATTTGAAAAGATAATTTCTCACTTCAACAAGTCCTTTAACTTTGTCAACTTTTTTGGAGTTCAACAAATGTTTCACAAACTTGAAAGATGGTAATGTTTTATCATTAAAAGATGATGCTTGAACAACTTGAAACAAGGCTAAAACAAAGACTACCAATAGAATACATGTTTTGTTAATATTCATGgttgttatttgatttttttgccGAGTTCTTGATTTGCGCTTCAAACCTTATTCtgtattttatacaaatttattagATTAAAAGATTGTCttaatcttattaataaaatcCACTCTACCTAATATTACATCTTTTACTATTTCAGCAATAAAATACATGTTTTGACTATATTAAtgtttgttatttaatttttttttagtgagTTCTTGATTTTGGTTTTACACTTGTTTGTGCATTTTATACACATTTTTAGATCAAAATAttgtcttaattttatttataaaatttacttgatctaatattataagttttactattttaatgattctaaaattattaaaagctactcaattttataataaaaaaaaaaactctattaatttttttaaataataagataatattataattggaCAAAGAGACTGCTGGCATGTATAAAGAAAACACAAATTTGACACGACATTTGACATTAAAGACggaaattgggactcactcctgagaagaaaaCCAAAAGGACAgatgatacttgatcatataagtaacatacaactacacgacagaccgaatattcatgaatgaaaagctgaggacaatgggaagctggtatcgaagaaaatatgggaggtaacccgggaaaaaacatagaaagtagaatgggctactcttgtatggtcaacgaagattatccctcgacaccagttcatcctatggctcgccttctaggaaagactcaacactcgtgatcgtatcagcaagtatataaGCATCTCGTCCGCGAGCTATtgttctatgtagaggaaattaagaaaccatagatcacctattcgggagttaCTGTATTgtttcggagctttgggacagattatATAAAAGTTTGGCGCTGATCAGTTTTCtcagcgaatggaatgaaatcaaagaagtggcactactcaaagccaagggaaatagatttgaacaagcgtgttcaagtgcggctttggagcagtggtgtataacatttggaaaGAATGAAATGTAACGATATATGGCTGAACCCGCAAGagcattgaagagttatggaaagatattgtatcggactgcagcgccctcgcgggaacgtggagaagaattccaagcacggagcagaactggaatatctgtaggaattggaatttaccgttttttgaactcactagaattgaaagcattgtaatcagataattcatttacatttttatctttttaccttttaattagaatgttacgacttcaaaatcattctagatttgtttagaatgatctcttaaactcgtggatttttttcccgtttttgagaatttttaatgaaatgacgctaagtcgttttccccccaaaaaaatcTATGTCCCGGGATAACACTTTACTTAACCAATTTCATTTCCGTTAAAatcacaatttaaataaaaaattacaaataattacatttttttaataaaaaaaaatatgaaagtcAAAGTATTCTctcctatataatttatttttaaaatttatctctttaccttaattatttctctcccttaatttttattttaagtcattaaaaaaataaatcatataactAAATcataattctaatttcaattaggTTAAAATCCCATACCAAAATAACCTTTTAAAAATTCTTTTCCTTTCAAAATCTAACAAGAAATATAGCTGATTTCCATCCTATATagatttcattcatattatattatagtaataaaaatataacacaattaaattaatatttttttcattattatgtttttgtcaTGCATTAATTATCAAGATTTAATGATACACGAAACCATGAGCAAACTACTAACTGAACAATATGTTTTCGCAAAAGTTttgttttgcattttttttacctttatcattttattggttttattttatttgtattatattgtCATATGACTTAAACTACTCATGCACAatgtatttgaaaaaaaaaattggctaAAAACATACAACAATTAAATGGCTAATGCATTTGGGTCTTCTAACCTTGATTAATGTATTTGAGTCATCCGACCTTGATTAATGTATTTGAGTCATCCAACATTTAGTAATGCATCTGAGAAATTAGGCATTGAGTAATGCATAAGTGTCATCTAGCATTGATTATTGCATATGGGTCATCTGTCATTAACTAATTAACGCATCTGGACCATTCGACATTAACAAATGTATTTGGTCCAtttagcattgactaatgtatttgggaCATTCGATATTGAGTAATACATTTAGACCATCTTTAAGATTAAGTAATACATAAGGGTCTATCTTTAGCATTGAGTAATGCATTGAGATCATCCAACATTGATTAATGCATCTAGGTAATCAAAAATTTAGTAATGCATCTAGGTCATTCGACATTAACTAATGTATTTGAGTCATCTGtcatatattaatacatttggGTCATTTGACATTAACTAATACATCGGGGCCATCCAAGATTGATTAATGTATCTAAGTCAATCAACATGAGTAATGCATTTAAATCTTCTCTAAAAATGAGTAATGTATATGGGTCATCTCTAGAATGGAGTAATACATTTGGGTCATCCGACATTGAATAATGCATTTGGGTCATCCGACATTGAGTAATGCATATGGGTCATCCGACATTGAGTAATGCATCTAGGTTATCCAACATTTAATGCATCTAGGTCACCTGGAATTGAGTGATGTATTTGGGTCATTTAGCATTGAATAATATATCTGGGCCATtcgacattgactaatgtatatGGGTCATTCGAcattgattaatgcatatgGTTCATCCCTCTttgactaatgcatatgggTCATCTAACATTTAATGTATCTAGGTCATCTGGAATTGAGTGATGTGTTTGAGTCATTCGGCATTGAATAATGCATCTTTGCATtcgacattgactaatgtatatGAACATCCGACATTAATTAATGCATATGGATCATCCctcattgactaatgcatttgggtCATCCAACATTGTCTAATGTATCTAGGTCATCTTGCATTGACTAATTTATCTTGACAACTTTAGATAAAAAGAGATGAGATATAATATATGGGCATCGACTAATGCATGTGAGACATTTGAGAGAATTCAAGTCAATGTGGATATTTGTTGAATGGGCTTGAATTTTTTTGGTGTATAACCTTGATTTgagaaaataagattaacacgaaaaaaatataatcttttgTTATAGTTGTACAACTAggaaaatattgttaaaatatcttgGAGGCTTTTAGACAAGATATTAGTGTTAACCTAGATAATGCCTATTTAAATGTGCAAATATGAACACTTTAGAAATCTTAAGTTTTTTCTTTGAGATATTCATTTCCAGTTCTAGTTCGGTATATGTTAGGATTTCGGGGGACAGAGTATTATAAAACCCGTGTTATAATCTTATATAATCATGATGTAATCTATGTTCTCCTCAATAATGTTCCCTTTTTTAGTGAACGTGGTAAATTTTTATCTTGACGAAGacattaaatttagttttttttattgtttttgtcaTCCCTCGCATCCTGccataacataattaatattttaaaattaattttatgattcaAATTAAATTCTGAACTTCAGAATTTAGAAGTGATCAAATTGTTTTAAGTGATATCTCACTTTGTTGtcttttaactttaaaatattgcGTAGATGGGACTTGGTGTGAACTGCTTCACATTtggtaataattattattgtattttcttacaatggtttattttaaaaaaatagtaacatAATGTAGTATTATCATTACTATTACCTCAATTAAAACTAACATTTCTCAAgttcaaacattttaaatttgaaatagatGGGATGGGAATTCATTTGTtgattataaataatgtttacCTATAGTGGTTTTAACTCTTAATCCAAATGTTCTAAGAATAATTTAAtctcaaaatcaattaaacccaaagttatatttaatctaactaattattgaattgaatacttattattattattattattattaagagaGAATGAGTATAAAAAATCTAACTAAAttcttttaaacttttaatgTGAAAAATGTTAAACAAATTTTTGTCTAATTCAAATACTAAAAAAGTAgcaaatatacataaatatttttttaataaatagtttgaggcttttatataaaactataaattatttgtaattggttgataacattatatttaatttggctatgtagttaaaaattataataaattatattatttcatgtatatatatcattattatttttatagtgttgcatatatatatttatatatatttgttatatgttgtaagttcattatttatatatcatttttaatcttatattttttaaatcctcACTCCAAATTTCAAGGATGGGTCCAACTACCTGATTCAgttactcaaaaaaaaaatggatcgCTTTGTGATGCTAAGATCCGATAACctagtattaaatattattatatatataagtgaaaGTTTTAAGGAATTTGTAAACAAGGGAGAGatagaatttgaaatatatctagaatgataataatatatcaagcaaaaaacttaacaaaaacctAATTTACTgtggctattttatttttagcgacgaaaaactataaaaaaaacgACAATATTTTTCGTCGTTATTGcactatatatacaaaatattttatgatccCATGCTGTAGCCCAGATAGCCTTGTACAAAGATCCGTCATTGTTtgttaagaaattataattttttttttttaaatagaaaaaatatttttaaacaaatgaatCATATTTTGCACTTACTGCATTTGTAATAAAAGGTTGACTTGTATATCAGTTAGTAATAGAAGGTTGAttaccaaataattttatatttgtagtaCTTAACTAGATTGTGTGATATTTGACtcataaaaaattatgagaaatttgttatacatatttttttttattttggatttaaTGTTTATTGATATATGTTTGACTTTTAATGAGTTAGGAGAAGATGATGAAATATTGTATTATGTCTCCACGAGATAAAATGCGATTGTCGCTTAAATTCGAACCacaattttctcaaattcaCACTCACGTGAACATGTAACTTCTTTATTCCTCAAATTCGGAACCATATATACCACATATTAGGTTAGGTCACAACACCCACAtgcatatatataaatctttcatTACTTAAATCTACAATCTATTGGGTTAAGACTTAGGTCTCGACACCCAGCAGGGACGGATAGAGCTAGGGCATGAGGTGGACTTAACCCACCCTAGcctgtttataatattttttatatacatacaaTTTAGCAGCTGGATTGATCAGCCGGATTCAATAGATCGAAGTCATTCGGGATTTTCTAGTTGTTTAtgtttttcctatgattttaattcattggattatgcaatgcgtttcttcattatattttgttgttagcgtcaatatAGTCTACGGAGGCTACTTCAAGGGTGAAAATGGGGTAAGGCAAgaggaccccctctcttcttaccttttagtagctatcatggcgatttTGAGAgaatcttcgcgatgttccaaAAAATCGTCTATACATCTTTCACCATTTCTATGAGATAAAGGAGGTAACCCATATATGCTTTGCTGATGATTTATTCATTCTAGAGCACACAGACGtcgattccattaaaactattagggctgcactaatattttttttaaggttacaggtctaactattaatgaaagcaaaagtgtgacaTTTTATGGATGAGTGAAGGACAAAACAAAGCATGACATATTCAACATCACGGGCATTGTGGAAGGCaactttcccgtaaggtacttgggaattccgttaaccgcgaaacagatcgagatctcacactttaaaccgctgattgaaaaggtaaaaaacacaatATCTGGCTGGGCGGCGTAGAAATTTTCtgatgcagggaggatcgagcTTATCAAAACCGTAGTCATAGGCATAATTGGATATTGGGCGCAacagatggtcattccgaagaaggtaatgaaggagctagACACGCTAATGAGGAACTTCATGTTAGGCAATAGAGGGAGAGGgggaaagaaaatcaaatggaCTACTCTCTGTAAGATAAAAGAGGACAGAGGCATTGGTCTGAAGAACTAcgtcgagtggaacaaggctctaaccttcaagcatatGTGGTCATTGAAACGCAACCAGGaatcattatggatcaaatgggtacacACGCGATTTATGAAATAGGAAACCAGTATCTGGACGTGTAAAATCAATGAAGGTATGTAGGGGTGGCCAAACCTACGGATCGGATCGGATCCGGTATTTCGGATCGGATAtccaactcttttttttttcaaaaattgcgaTCTGTATCCGATcactatccgatccgaaaacACCGGATCGGATCGGATCAGCTAGCCGAATACCCGCTGATCCGATTTTTTTCATATgctagaaaattgaaattgttcatTAAGAATCTCAAAATTCAACTCATAAGTACAatacatatcaaaaatataattcaaataccaaaataaaatcaatatttttttaaaacaaaaagacATTGGTCCACCCAAGTGACTCAACATTTTATAATACTTGTATGCTGCAACCTTGTAGGAAGTTCCATCTACTTTAGTGGCTTCTTCTTCAGTGAGTCCCAAAATTTATGAgcttattctataaaaaaaaagcaCAATGTCACAATAACTTCACATATTTTACCTCAACGATTTATTCAATCAAACATTACATCACATATTTTACCTCAACGATTTATTCAATCAAACATTACAAGATGATGTACCTTGACATTTTTCTAGTTCTGGTATGATAGACTTAAGTCATAACTCTCATCATCAATTATAAAGCTTGGTTGCTCTGTAGTTAAATCTTTCATTCCTACGAAAATCAACAAtgaacaatttttaaatatcagtattagtaaatttaaaaacatattaatcaattaaaacattaaacCTTCTTCAAGTTTTATCAAAATGAGACCACCAAATAGAACTTTTTCTCTTATTATCACAGATAGAACTAGAATAAGAAACATCACTAGACGTAGGATGCTTTAGTGATTTTTGACTTGTAGAAATAGGTGTTTCATTTCTCTCAGACATAGATTTCTCACTCATGTTTGTAGATCTTGAATACTATTAAGATCTGCAAGTTACAGCAGCAGAAATGGAAAATATATACTTAAACACTAGGAACTGGAAAACATATACTTAAATAAATACTGAAAAACAAATACTTAAACACTACGAAGTAGGAACTGAAAAACAGATCTAGAAATGGAAGAAGCAGCAGAAATGGAAAACAAATTTGCAAGTTACTGCAGCAGAAATGGAAAACATATTCTTACAAGTTATCGCAGCAGCTTCAAGCCTCCAAGCTCCAACTCCAGCAACGTCTAATGACGATTTGAGAAACCGTTTGGAAAATGTGAAGAT
Proteins encoded:
- the LOC124912842 gene encoding metalloendoproteinase 1-like, whose amino-acid sequence is MVKPRSSNPDLVNQTLIKLHWVKLVHNSFKSGSYYVLGDTTWTTTNLTWALEPGIRSDAIKPIKCAFQSWENATKFKFEKIDNYTKANVKISFTPIDQLREFLEYPKSVALSSYPPDGLLHFRADVPWVNGAQRGKMDIETVAVHELGHILGLEHSDVPSAVMYPTTKWGVIKRNLHEDDIAGIKEMYNFP